From Sporosarcina sp. Marseille-Q4943, the proteins below share one genomic window:
- the mraZ gene encoding division/cell wall cluster transcriptional repressor MraZ produces the protein MFMGEYQHTVDAKGRLIVPSKFREYLMDGFVLTRGLDNCLFGYPMEEWKRLEEKLKALPVTKKDARAFARFFFSGATEVEIDKQGRVNIPSSLLDYAKVEKDCVVIGVSSRIEIWSKSSWDSYYDESEQSFNEIAENIIDFDF, from the coding sequence ATGTTCATGGGTGAATATCAGCACACTGTAGATGCAAAAGGCCGTTTGATAGTCCCTTCGAAGTTCAGGGAATATCTGATGGATGGTTTTGTGCTGACTCGTGGACTGGATAACTGTCTCTTCGGTTACCCTATGGAGGAATGGAAACGGCTTGAGGAAAAATTGAAGGCGCTGCCGGTTACGAAGAAAGATGCGCGAGCGTTTGCCCGATTCTTCTTCTCTGGTGCCACTGAAGTTGAAATCGACAAGCAGGGCCGTGTCAATATTCCATCCTCATTACTCGATTACGCGAAAGTTGAAAAAGACTGTGTCGTCATTGGAGTTTCGAGCCGCATTGAAATCTGGTCGAAATCTTCTTGGGATTCCTATTACGACGAATCAGAGCAATCGTTCAACGAAATTGCGGAAAACATTATCGACTTTGATTTTTAA
- the mraY gene encoding phospho-N-acetylmuramoyl-pentapeptide-transferase yields the protein MTLGTTITVITVAFILTAIIGTAVIPLLRRLKFGQSIREEGPEAHKKKAGTPTMGGLIFLGSIIITMLVLSYIYEDVLTTQSIVLMIVLAGFGVIGFLDDFIIVVMKRNLGLTSIQKLIGQIIIAVIAFFLLKMGPFETTVLVPFTNFTLDLGIFYVAFLIFWLVGFSNAVNLSDGLDGLVAGTSTISFAAFGVLGLVYEQYDIATFAFVVAGAMLGFLLFNMKPAKVFMGDTGSLALGGTIAMLSILVKQELLLLVIGIVYVIETLSVMIQVTSFKLTGKRVFKMSPIHHHFELSGWSEWKIVIVFWGVALLAAMIPVLWEVM from the coding sequence ATGACACTCGGCACTACAATAACGGTTATTACCGTAGCATTTATACTAACAGCAATTATCGGGACCGCTGTCATCCCGTTGCTCAGAAGGCTGAAATTCGGCCAGAGCATCAGGGAAGAGGGTCCCGAAGCCCATAAGAAGAAAGCGGGCACGCCTACAATGGGCGGCCTTATTTTCCTGGGTTCTATCATCATTACGATGCTTGTCTTATCATACATATATGAAGACGTACTGACTACCCAGTCCATTGTATTGATGATTGTGCTTGCCGGATTTGGTGTGATCGGATTCCTTGATGATTTCATCATTGTCGTCATGAAGCGGAATTTAGGATTGACTTCGATCCAGAAACTAATTGGTCAGATCATTATTGCGGTTATTGCATTTTTCCTATTGAAAATGGGTCCATTTGAAACGACAGTTCTGGTACCTTTTACGAATTTCACATTGGACCTCGGTATTTTCTATGTTGCCTTCCTCATTTTTTGGCTCGTTGGATTCTCGAATGCGGTCAACTTATCGGATGGGCTTGACGGGCTCGTTGCAGGAACGTCGACGATTAGCTTCGCAGCTTTCGGCGTACTAGGTCTTGTATATGAGCAATATGATATCGCGACGTTCGCATTCGTCGTTGCCGGTGCGATGCTAGGCTTCTTATTGTTTAATATGAAACCTGCCAAAGTGTTTATGGGTGATACAGGTTCTTTGGCGCTCGGCGGAACAATTGCAATGCTTTCGATTTTAGTGAAGCAGGAACTGCTGCTCCTCGTCATTGGGATTGTTTATGTCATTGAAACTTTATCCGTAATGATTCAAGTGACAAGCTTTAAGCTAACCGGAAAACGGGTATTTAAAATGAGTCCGATTCATCACCATTTTGAATTGTCAGGATGGTCCGAATGGAAAATTGTTATCGTTTTTTGGGGAGTGGCGTTGCTGGCCGCAATGATACCCGTACTGTGGGAGGTGATGTAA
- a CDS encoding DUF3397 domain-containing protein, translated as MINSLLSILTGIIVLFPFLITIVFLIGMRKMGKAPAAVIGKAADFTTPFLFLSVYITSLTVFGRGTGFYITSIAIMLAILFAIIERVREKEFQISRVLHKTWRLYFLLLSFAYIILLVIGVSLKISEYVK; from the coding sequence ATGATCAATAGCCTCCTGTCGATACTTACAGGAATCATCGTTCTATTTCCGTTTCTAATAACGATTGTATTCCTTATCGGGATGAGAAAAATGGGGAAAGCGCCAGCAGCTGTCATCGGGAAGGCAGCGGACTTTACGACGCCCTTTTTATTTTTGTCGGTTTATATTACATCGTTGACCGTTTTTGGCAGAGGAACCGGTTTTTATATTACATCAATCGCCATTATGCTTGCGATCCTTTTTGCAATCATCGAGAGGGTGAGAGAGAAGGAATTTCAAATTAGCCGTGTTTTACATAAAACATGGAGATTGTATTTCTTACTACTATCCTTTGCCTACATTATTCTTCTCGTCATAGGTGTCAGCTTAAAGATATCTGAATATGTAAAATAA
- the rsmH gene encoding 16S rRNA (cytosine(1402)-N(4))-methyltransferase RsmH: MFDHTTVLLHEAVDGLNIKPDGIYVDCTLGGAGHSLEIVKKLSAGGRLICFDQDTTAIDAAKVKLKDYLEQVTFIHSNFRDLKSELAKIDVYTVDGVLYDLGVSSPQLDTPERGFSYNHDAMLDMRMNTEADLTAFEVVNDWAYEDLVRIFFRYGEEKFSKGIARKIEEARKNAPIKTTGDLVELIKEGIPAAARRTGGHPAKRVFQAIRIAVNDELGAAEDSLTDALTIMNPGGRICVITFHSLEDRLCKTIFKEASSMPELPPNLPIVPEGMDPEFKLVTRKPILPSEDEIEGNKRSRSAKLRIVEKK, encoded by the coding sequence ATGTTCGATCACACAACAGTATTACTTCACGAAGCCGTCGATGGGCTCAACATTAAACCAGATGGTATTTATGTCGATTGCACATTAGGCGGTGCAGGGCATAGTTTGGAAATTGTGAAGAAGCTTTCGGCAGGCGGAAGATTGATCTGCTTCGATCAGGATACGACAGCAATTGACGCTGCTAAAGTGAAGCTGAAGGATTATTTGGAACAGGTCACATTCATACACTCGAATTTCAGAGATTTGAAAAGCGAACTGGCGAAGATTGACGTGTATACAGTGGACGGCGTACTTTATGATCTCGGCGTATCCTCGCCGCAGTTAGATACGCCTGAGCGAGGATTTAGCTACAATCATGATGCAATGCTCGATATGCGCATGAACACAGAGGCAGATTTGACTGCTTTTGAAGTGGTCAATGATTGGGCATATGAAGACTTGGTACGTATCTTTTTCAGATATGGCGAAGAAAAGTTTTCAAAAGGTATCGCGAGAAAGATTGAAGAGGCGCGGAAAAACGCTCCGATCAAAACAACAGGCGATCTTGTCGAGTTGATTAAAGAGGGGATTCCAGCGGCTGCTCGCAGAACAGGTGGACATCCAGCGAAAAGGGTTTTCCAGGCAATACGGATCGCTGTGAATGATGAGCTTGGGGCAGCGGAAGATTCATTGACCGATGCATTGACGATCATGAATCCAGGTGGACGCATTTGCGTTATCACTTTCCATTCACTTGAAGACAGACTATGTAAAACAATTTTCAAAGAAGCGTCATCCATGCCGGAATTGCCGCCAAATCTGCCGATCGTTCCGGAGGGAATGGATCCAGAATTCAAATTGGTGACGAGAAAACCGATTCTTCCGAGCGAGGATGAAATAGAAGGTAACAAAAGATCCAGATCTGCCAAGCTGCGGATCGTAGAGAAAAAATAA
- a CDS encoding penicillin-binding protein: protein MFVVFGGLFFLLFWRLLSIQITGQAEGRQMAAMAEAKYAREATLKAERGKIIDRNGELIASDTLSYRLIAVLNEKATEKGAKKPRHVTDFDKAADVLSRFIPMEKEEMLRIRDAALKRNADTYQIEFGKAGRDISHETMLAIKEAAEKEGVTGLQFIEDKKRFYPNGNFASYLIGFAMREEDKDGKVSTVGKMGLEKTYNEELTGTNGKVDYQTDIWGFILPKSEKKVVAAKDGMTIQLTIDKTIQNFVEDAMNQVESKYSPEKMLVIVTNPKTGEIYAMSQRPSFHPSTREGLTENWLNDAIQNTIEPGSTMKMFTLAAAIEEKKWDPFAEYQSGQYTIYDKTIRDVNRTGWGRINFLEGFQRSSNVSMAYLLERMGDRTFIEYLRGFGFGEKVGIDLPNEVPGIILDINPSERLTTSYGQGSTVTPIQMIQAATAIANDGKMMKPYVIDRIVDPNTGKEVVDHHEEERKSPISAETAKQVREILASTVTSEAGTGRKFALSGYSVGGKTGTAEIPKKDGRGYLSGDGKYLYSFLGMAPIDDPQLLTYVIVQQPKLELGQYGSDPVAELFTSIMESSLKYMNILPENSETYSTKSLSNHVGEDAESSIAMLQQQGFSPVLIGEGGKVKSQYPAEGTKLSEGSLVLLETEGDTTLPNFSGWSKKMTLSFKMLSGLDIRLNGDGYVTEQSLSAGAVISKDDPVVLQLKSPEDQHTPIEKNEETEDEEVEEIIGG, encoded by the coding sequence ATGTTCGTAGTTTTCGGAGGGCTCTTTTTTCTTTTGTTCTGGCGATTGCTGAGCATTCAAATTACAGGACAGGCTGAAGGAAGACAAATGGCAGCTATGGCAGAAGCGAAATATGCAAGGGAAGCCACCTTGAAGGCCGAGCGAGGAAAAATCATCGATCGCAATGGTGAATTGATCGCTTCTGATACGTTAAGCTATCGATTAATTGCAGTATTGAATGAAAAAGCGACTGAAAAGGGTGCGAAAAAGCCTAGGCATGTCACAGACTTTGACAAGGCTGCAGATGTACTGAGCAGGTTCATTCCTATGGAAAAAGAGGAGATGCTCAGAATCAGGGACGCGGCGCTAAAAAGGAATGCGGACACCTATCAAATTGAATTCGGAAAAGCGGGTCGCGATATAAGCCATGAAACGATGCTGGCCATTAAAGAGGCTGCTGAAAAAGAAGGAGTTACTGGGCTGCAGTTCATCGAGGATAAAAAACGTTTTTATCCAAATGGGAATTTTGCATCGTATTTAATTGGCTTTGCTATGCGAGAAGAAGATAAGGATGGGAAAGTTTCCACGGTCGGTAAAATGGGCCTTGAAAAGACTTACAATGAGGAACTTACTGGGACGAATGGAAAAGTGGATTATCAAACTGATATTTGGGGATTCATCTTGCCGAAATCGGAAAAGAAAGTCGTTGCGGCGAAGGATGGAATGACAATCCAATTGACAATTGATAAAACAATCCAGAACTTTGTAGAAGATGCGATGAATCAAGTAGAGTCAAAATATTCGCCTGAAAAAATGCTTGTCATCGTCACCAACCCGAAAACTGGAGAAATCTATGCTATGAGCCAGCGACCTTCCTTCCATCCTTCCACACGTGAAGGATTGACGGAAAACTGGTTGAATGACGCTATCCAAAACACGATTGAGCCGGGCTCAACGATGAAGATGTTTACGTTAGCGGCGGCAATCGAAGAGAAAAAATGGGATCCTTTTGCCGAGTACCAGTCAGGGCAATATACGATTTACGATAAGACAATCCGTGACGTTAACAGGACCGGTTGGGGTAGAATCAACTTCTTGGAAGGTTTCCAACGGTCATCGAACGTATCGATGGCATATCTGTTAGAAAGGATGGGCGACCGGACATTCATCGAATATCTACGCGGATTCGGATTTGGTGAAAAGGTCGGAATCGATTTGCCGAATGAAGTTCCTGGCATCATTTTGGACATCAATCCAAGTGAACGTTTAACGACCTCGTATGGACAAGGATCCACAGTCACTCCCATCCAAATGATCCAAGCGGCAACAGCGATTGCGAATGACGGCAAAATGATGAAGCCGTACGTCATCGACAGGATTGTTGATCCGAATACGGGGAAAGAAGTAGTGGATCACCATGAAGAAGAGCGCAAATCCCCTATTTCAGCAGAAACTGCCAAGCAGGTTCGTGAGATATTAGCTTCAACAGTTACATCCGAAGCAGGCACTGGCCGGAAATTTGCTCTTTCAGGCTACTCTGTTGGCGGAAAGACGGGTACAGCGGAAATTCCGAAAAAAGATGGAAGAGGCTATCTGTCGGGGGACGGCAAGTATCTCTATTCTTTCCTCGGCATGGCTCCTATCGACGACCCTCAGTTATTGACATATGTAATCGTCCAACAGCCGAAGCTTGAGCTAGGCCAATATGGATCGGATCCGGTTGCCGAGCTTTTCACTTCCATTATGGAAAGTAGCTTGAAGTATATGAATATACTTCCGGAAAATAGTGAAACGTATTCGACGAAGTCCCTATCGAACCATGTTGGAGAAGATGCGGAATCCTCGATTGCAATGCTTCAACAACAAGGATTTTCCCCGGTCTTGATCGGCGAGGGGGGCAAAGTGAAGAGTCAATATCCCGCAGAAGGAACGAAATTGAGTGAAGGATCTCTAGTCCTTCTTGAAACTGAGGGAGATACCACTCTTCCAAATTTTTCCGGGTGGTCGAAAAAAATGACGTTATCATTTAAAATGTTATCTGGGCTTGATATCCGGTTGAATGGGGATGGATATGTGACCGAGCAAAGTCTTTCTGCGGGTGCTGTCATCAGTAAAGATGACCCGGTCGTCCTCCAGCTGAAATCCCCGGAAGACCAGCATACCCCAATCGAAAAGAATGAAGAGACAGAAGATGAGGAAGTTGAAGAGATAATTGGCGGATGA
- the ftsL gene encoding cell division protein FtsL produces the protein MALEQRSFQMNTIHEVHAPQSPRTNETQQPARRSRKLFSTGEKFLFVLFAAVLVLFSTMILHTQAQINDTNKEVQLINKEIDETAKQNTELSIQVSEKSTYEVIWNKAKELGLNLNEKNVKVVPGR, from the coding sequence ATGGCATTGGAACAGAGAAGCTTTCAAATGAATACGATACATGAAGTACATGCACCTCAATCACCAAGGACGAATGAGACACAACAGCCTGCGAGGCGTTCAAGAAAACTTTTCTCGACAGGGGAAAAATTTCTGTTCGTGCTGTTCGCGGCAGTTCTCGTACTATTCTCTACAATGATTTTGCATACTCAGGCCCAAATCAATGATACGAACAAGGAAGTGCAATTGATTAACAAGGAAATTGATGAAACTGCAAAACAAAATACTGAATTGTCCATACAAGTGAGCGAAAAATCTACATACGAAGTAATTTGGAATAAAGCGAAGGAGCTCGGCTTGAATCTTAACGAGAAAAACGTAAAGGTCGTGCCTGGACGATGA
- a CDS encoding peptidoglycan D,D-transpeptidase FtsI family protein, with amino-acid sequence MQSKKRLRAVFIIFLISISMVIAKLFHVQIIKHEWLKARAEENWDREIPFGAIRGEIQDRNGELIVGNRLAPTLYFMPSQNKEPEKAAAVLADILQADKEKLLEKMTKKEYMVKLAPEGKNITQEQAAEISKLQIDGLYTGVDFVRNYPYGELLSRLIGFTGYDGQGLAGIEYAYDEILQGTGDKIRLYTDAKAIPLPHVDDGFQTGENGATVELTIDIEMQKVMERELTQAMEKLDAAQAIGIIMNPKTGEILSLVSMPTFHPSDYQDTDQTIYNRNLPVWMTFEPGSTFKIVTLAAGLEEKVIDLNHDHFNDPGYTKVANAKLRCWKRSGHGHQSFLEVVENSCNPGFIEIGQRLGGEKLDKYIRDFGFGESTGSGIAGEAKGILFSKDAFGPVEQATTAFGQGISVTPIQQVQAVAAAINGGYLYRPYIVKEIKNDKGETLKSFEPEMRRRVISEETSVQVREALESVVANGSGRNAYNDGLRVGGKTGTAQKVVDGRYADGDYIVSFVGFAPADDPELLVYVAVDSPKNSIQFGGVIAAPIVGRIIEEIAPLAGIEKREGQIEKEYRWGDPITHRVPDLTGMTRGMVARQLHTYRIEWHGEGDVIKYQMPVPDSLMQVDDVIHVYTEED; translated from the coding sequence TTGCAATCAAAGAAGCGATTGCGGGCAGTTTTCATCATTTTTCTCATTTCCATTTCCATGGTTATAGCAAAGCTCTTCCACGTTCAAATCATTAAACATGAATGGTTGAAAGCGCGTGCAGAAGAGAACTGGGATCGGGAAATCCCTTTTGGAGCGATTCGAGGGGAGATTCAAGATCGTAACGGTGAGCTGATTGTAGGCAACCGGCTTGCTCCGACGCTTTATTTTATGCCTTCCCAAAACAAGGAGCCGGAAAAGGCTGCAGCTGTATTGGCGGACATTTTGCAAGCCGACAAGGAAAAGTTGCTTGAGAAGATGACAAAGAAAGAGTATATGGTCAAGTTGGCGCCTGAAGGGAAAAATATCACTCAAGAACAGGCAGCTGAAATTTCAAAGCTGCAAATTGATGGTTTGTATACAGGAGTGGATTTTGTCAGGAATTACCCGTACGGTGAACTGCTTTCGCGGCTGATTGGCTTCACTGGCTATGATGGTCAAGGCCTTGCGGGAATCGAATATGCGTATGATGAGATTTTACAAGGCACTGGAGACAAAATACGCCTCTATACGGACGCAAAAGCAATTCCGTTGCCTCATGTGGACGATGGTTTCCAAACAGGTGAGAATGGGGCCACCGTTGAACTGACAATTGATATCGAAATGCAGAAAGTCATGGAGCGGGAACTTACCCAAGCAATGGAAAAATTAGATGCCGCCCAAGCAATCGGGATTATTATGAATCCGAAGACTGGCGAGATTCTCTCCTTGGTTTCCATGCCGACTTTCCATCCGTCCGATTACCAGGATACGGATCAGACGATTTATAATCGGAACTTGCCGGTGTGGATGACGTTTGAGCCGGGATCGACATTCAAGATCGTCACACTGGCGGCAGGTCTTGAAGAAAAGGTGATCGACCTGAATCATGATCATTTTAACGACCCGGGATACACGAAGGTTGCCAATGCGAAGTTGAGATGCTGGAAACGGTCGGGACATGGCCACCAGTCCTTTTTAGAAGTCGTTGAGAATTCCTGCAACCCGGGCTTCATTGAAATCGGCCAGCGTTTAGGCGGTGAAAAGCTAGATAAATATATTCGAGATTTCGGCTTCGGCGAATCGACAGGCTCGGGCATTGCAGGCGAAGCGAAAGGGATCCTCTTCTCAAAAGACGCATTCGGTCCGGTTGAACAAGCGACGACCGCTTTCGGCCAGGGTATTTCCGTAACGCCGATCCAGCAAGTGCAAGCAGTGGCGGCTGCCATAAACGGCGGTTATTTGTATCGTCCGTATATTGTGAAGGAAATTAAGAATGATAAGGGAGAGACGTTGAAATCGTTTGAACCTGAAATGAGACGTCGTGTCATCAGCGAGGAAACGTCAGTCCAAGTGAGAGAGGCATTGGAATCGGTTGTCGCGAATGGCTCCGGCCGAAATGCATACAACGATGGCCTACGTGTGGGAGGGAAGACAGGGACTGCCCAGAAGGTCGTGGATGGCAGATATGCCGACGGCGATTATATCGTTTCATTCGTCGGATTCGCACCGGCGGATGATCCCGAATTACTTGTCTATGTTGCTGTCGACAGCCCGAAAAACTCGATTCAATTCGGCGGCGTCATTGCAGCACCGATCGTCGGCCGAATCATTGAAGAGATTGCACCACTTGCAGGCATCGAAAAAAGGGAAGGTCAAATTGAAAAAGAATACCGATGGGGAGATCCAATCACTCATCGCGTTCCGGATTTGACGGGTATGACAAGAGGAATGGTCGCCCGCCAGCTTCACACGTATCGTATAGAGTGGCATGGTGAAGGCGACGTCATCAAATACCAAATGCCCGTCCCCGATTCCTTGATGCAGGTGGATGATGTTATCCACGTTTATACAGAAGAAGATTAG
- the bshC gene encoding bacillithiol biosynthesis cysteine-adding enzyme BshC: MEIETIVLGNGNKVMQAYNHDEQFIHNFFDYRNESQSYPERLKELSGRPFLREELTSVIRSFMEPFGISSKASEHLEELSDNGVVVIGGQQAGIMTGPLYSVHKAITVILLAEQKREELGMPVIPVFWVAGEDHDLNEINHVYTEAFGGTTKHKYPEKFILKLMASDAAYSHKEMTAFIEGVFRQFGETEHTRALMEDVLTAVEMEKTFTGFFVRLMNGLFHEQGLLFIDSAYKPLREIEKKHFAQFITESDELARLIVEKEEQFSELGFGKPIEAEKEAAHLFYVHETGRVLLSKKDGAFVNDSVGLRFTLDEMLRIANDEPWLLSNNVVTRPIMQDLVFPVLAFVGGPGEIAYWALLKEAFSLYGIQMPIIVPRVSMTLVSKRAKLAMDSTSLTLEDVLSGKVHEVRDRFIDSLQNERFENLLAETEMQLKGKYEELAEESSASMRQLLDKNLKFHEKQLDYIRKKAEEELLIQHETALRKYSILENELLPEGSLQERIFTPYLFMNQYGPQLVQDLIRQPIKMDGTHQIVYL, encoded by the coding sequence ATGGAAATAGAAACAATTGTCTTGGGTAATGGAAACAAAGTGATGCAAGCTTACAATCATGACGAACAATTCATACATAACTTCTTTGATTATAGAAATGAAAGCCAGTCTTATCCCGAAAGGTTGAAGGAATTATCAGGCCGTCCGTTTCTAAGGGAAGAGCTTACTTCGGTTATACGTTCTTTCATGGAACCATTCGGCATTTCGAGTAAAGCGTCGGAGCATCTCGAAGAACTTTCGGATAATGGAGTTGTTGTCATCGGTGGCCAGCAAGCCGGTATTATGACAGGTCCGCTCTATTCTGTCCACAAAGCGATTACGGTTATCCTTCTTGCAGAGCAAAAAAGGGAAGAGCTTGGCATGCCTGTCATCCCTGTATTTTGGGTCGCGGGCGAGGATCATGATTTGAATGAAATTAATCATGTCTATACGGAAGCTTTTGGAGGAACGACGAAACATAAATATCCAGAGAAGTTCATTTTAAAATTGATGGCTTCTGATGCAGCGTATTCCCATAAAGAAATGACAGCATTCATAGAAGGCGTTTTCCGCCAATTTGGTGAAACGGAGCATACGCGAGCATTAATGGAGGATGTGTTGACTGCAGTCGAAATGGAAAAGACGTTTACTGGATTTTTCGTCAGACTGATGAACGGACTCTTCCATGAACAAGGGCTTCTATTCATCGATTCGGCATACAAGCCATTGCGGGAAATTGAAAAAAAACATTTTGCTCAATTCATTACTGAATCCGATGAACTTGCAAGATTGATCGTTGAAAAAGAGGAGCAATTTTCCGAGCTGGGATTCGGTAAGCCGATTGAAGCTGAAAAGGAAGCTGCGCATCTGTTTTATGTGCATGAAACTGGACGAGTCCTGTTATCCAAAAAGGACGGGGCTTTTGTGAATGATAGTGTCGGCCTCCGTTTCACCCTCGATGAAATGTTGCGTATCGCCAATGACGAGCCTTGGCTGTTAAGCAATAATGTGGTGACACGACCGATCATGCAAGATCTCGTGTTCCCGGTTCTGGCTTTCGTCGGCGGTCCTGGGGAAATTGCATATTGGGCCTTATTGAAAGAAGCTTTTAGCCTTTACGGAATTCAGATGCCGATCATCGTCCCGCGGGTATCGATGACTTTAGTATCTAAGCGTGCAAAGCTGGCAATGGATTCAACTTCATTAACATTGGAGGACGTGCTATCAGGCAAAGTCCATGAAGTTCGAGACCGTTTCATTGATTCGTTGCAAAACGAACGGTTTGAAAATCTACTGGCGGAAACGGAAATGCAATTGAAAGGGAAATACGAGGAACTTGCTGAAGAATCGAGCGCGTCAATGCGTCAGTTGCTAGATAAGAATTTGAAATTCCATGAAAAACAATTGGATTATATACGGAAGAAGGCAGAAGAGGAACTGTTGATCCAACACGAAACAGCTCTCCGAAAATACAGCATACTCGAAAACGAGCTGTTGCCTGAGGGTTCGCTGCAGGAACGAATCTTCACGCCTTATCTATTCATGAATCAGTACGGCCCTCAACTGGTCCAAGACCTGATTCGTCAGCCGATCAAAATGGATGGAACCCATCAAATCGTCTATTTATAA
- a CDS encoding 2-dehydropantoate 2-reductase, which translates to MEVVVAGAGSIGLLIGSYLAEAGMRVTFLVRRDEQAAIIQEQGIRRINGDGSETVLEAEAQTDAGKLPKKAPWIVATKYGGVAPIVEDILERKMGNAVMFVQNGYGHFNFVSSTSLPNVFFATVEHGAGRLDDRTVSHNGVGAMKIAPYRGDETSFDFITSVDSAAFPVEIVSDAHTIVLRKLLINCMINPLTAILQVKNGELVENPYANTLFDQLFKEIIAAFPEMQNDLSKAAVEEICVRTAKNRSSMLTDRLNGNPMEIETVVSSVIQMGEMRGASLALLQTLEKMLLAIDRSCLR; encoded by the coding sequence ATGGAAGTTGTTGTCGCTGGGGCGGGCTCTATTGGATTGCTCATAGGCTCATATTTGGCAGAAGCAGGTATGCGGGTTACGTTTTTAGTAAGACGGGACGAGCAGGCGGCTATTATCCAAGAGCAAGGAATCAGGCGGATCAATGGCGATGGTTCAGAAACGGTGTTGGAGGCGGAAGCACAAACAGATGCAGGAAAGCTGCCGAAAAAAGCTCCTTGGATAGTCGCAACAAAGTATGGAGGAGTCGCGCCTATAGTTGAAGACATTCTCGAAAGGAAAATGGGGAATGCTGTCATGTTCGTCCAAAATGGGTATGGACATTTCAATTTCGTAAGCAGTACTTCATTGCCGAACGTGTTTTTTGCAACTGTCGAACATGGAGCTGGGCGGCTGGATGATCGTACGGTCTCCCATAACGGGGTCGGTGCAATGAAGATTGCTCCTTACCGAGGAGACGAAACGAGTTTCGATTTCATAACATCAGTCGATTCGGCAGCATTTCCAGTTGAAATTGTGAGCGATGCACACACAATCGTCTTACGCAAATTGTTGATCAATTGCATGATCAATCCTCTGACAGCGATTTTGCAAGTGAAAAATGGAGAATTGGTGGAGAATCCATACGCTAACACACTTTTTGACCAACTTTTTAAAGAAATCATCGCTGCTTTTCCCGAAATGCAAAATGATTTATCGAAAGCCGCTGTTGAAGAGATTTGCGTGAGAACAGCAAAAAACAGATCATCCATGTTGACAGATCGGTTGAACGGGAATCCGATGGAGATTGAAACGGTAGTATCGTCCGTCATTCAAATGGGTGAAATGCGTGGTGCGAGCTTGGCCTTATTGCAAACACTCGAAAAAATGCTGCTTGCGATCGATAGGAGCTGCTTGCGATGA